Proteins encoded in a region of the Moritella marina ATCC 15381 genome:
- a CDS encoding microcin C ABC transporter permease YejB, giving the protein MWSYILRRCLLMIPTLLGIITLNFIIIQAAPGGPVEQSLAKLQGIESSATSRVDGNSQGEVNVNLNNGDAGQYRGAQGVDPEYIKELERLYGFDKPLHERYWKMLKSYVLFDFGDSFFRDSSVIDLVLDKLPVSISLGLWTTILVYLISIPLGIKKAISHGSAFDVWSSTAVVIGFAIPNFLFALLLIVLFAGGSYFDWFPLRGLTSANFDELSTFEQIKDYFWHLALPVLASVISSFATLTLLTKNTFLDEINKQYVTTARAKGLSENQVLYGHVFRNAMLLVIAGLPAALISIFFTGSLMIEIIFSLDGLGLLGFESVINRDYPVVFGTLYIFTLMGLIIKLISDVTYMLIDPRINFEAQS; this is encoded by the coding sequence ATGTGGAGTTATATTTTACGTCGCTGTTTATTAATGATCCCGACCTTGTTGGGTATCATTACGCTTAATTTTATTATTATTCAAGCAGCCCCTGGTGGACCTGTTGAACAGTCGTTAGCTAAATTACAGGGTATTGAATCGTCTGCCACGAGTCGTGTTGATGGTAATAGTCAGGGCGAAGTCAACGTTAATTTAAATAACGGCGATGCTGGTCAATACCGTGGCGCTCAAGGTGTTGACCCTGAATATATTAAAGAATTAGAGCGCTTGTACGGCTTTGATAAACCTTTGCATGAACGTTACTGGAAAATGCTAAAGAGCTATGTGTTATTTGATTTTGGCGATAGCTTTTTCCGTGATAGCTCGGTGATTGATTTGGTGTTGGATAAGTTACCTGTGTCTATTTCCTTGGGGTTGTGGACGACGATCTTGGTGTATCTTATTTCGATACCGCTGGGGATTAAAAAAGCCATTTCCCATGGTTCTGCGTTTGATGTTTGGAGTTCCACTGCGGTGGTGATTGGTTTCGCTATTCCTAATTTTTTATTCGCGCTATTACTTATCGTGCTGTTTGCCGGTGGCAGTTATTTTGATTGGTTCCCATTACGTGGGTTAACGTCGGCTAACTTCGATGAATTATCAACTTTCGAGCAAATTAAAGATTATTTCTGGCATTTGGCTTTACCTGTTTTAGCCTCTGTGATCAGCAGTTTTGCCACGTTAACCTTACTGACTAAAAATACCTTTTTAGACGAAATTAATAAGCAATATGTGACAACTGCTAGGGCCAAAGGCTTGAGCGAAAATCAAGTGTTATACGGGCATGTTTTTCGTAATGCGATGTTGTTGGTTATTGCTGGACTTCCGGCCGCACTGATCAGTATTTTCTTTACTGGTTCCTTGATGATTGAAATTATTTTCTCGCTCGATGGCTTGGGCTTGTTAGGCTTTGAATCGGTGATCAACCGTGATTATCCCGTGGTATTTGGTACCCTGTATATCTTCACGTTAATGGGACTGATTATTAAGTTAATCAGTGATGTCACCTATATGCTGATTGACCCACGCATTAATTTTGAGGCGCAATCATAA
- a CDS encoding ABC transporter permease yields MGWITTWQRIKQNPMNLNRWQTFKHNKRGYWSLWLFSGLFLLSLCAEIIANDKPLLVRYNDSYYLPILYDYSELEFGGELDILADYRDEYIQEIILEQGDMWWPLIPFSYDTFNYDLTVPAPSAPDINNLLGTDDQSRDVLARLIYGFRISVLFALTLTIFSSIIGVIVGATQGYFGGRIDLYGQRFIEIWSGLPMLFLLIILASLVQPNFWWLLGIMLLFSWMALVDVVRAEFLRGRHLEYVIAAKALGQSHRAIMFKHILPNAMVATMTFMPFIFTGALTTLTSLDFLGFGLEVGSPSLGELIKQGKNNLQAPWLGITAFVSMGVILVLLVFIGEAARDAFDPRKGMS; encoded by the coding sequence ATGGGCTGGATCACTACTTGGCAGCGGATAAAACAAAATCCGATGAACCTAAATCGATGGCAAACCTTTAAGCATAATAAACGCGGTTATTGGTCGTTATGGCTGTTTAGCGGATTATTTTTATTGAGTCTATGCGCTGAAATTATTGCTAATGATAAGCCGTTGTTAGTGCGTTATAACGACAGCTATTACTTACCTATTTTATATGATTATAGCGAACTGGAGTTCGGCGGTGAGCTAGATATTCTGGCGGATTACCGTGATGAATATATCCAAGAGATTATTCTTGAACAGGGGGATATGTGGTGGCCGCTGATCCCGTTTAGTTATGATACTTTTAATTATGATTTAACCGTACCAGCACCTTCAGCACCCGATATAAACAATTTATTAGGCACGGACGATCAAAGTCGTGATGTCTTAGCGCGGCTTATTTATGGTTTTCGTATCTCGGTATTGTTTGCCTTAACGCTGACGATATTTAGTTCGATCATTGGCGTTATTGTCGGCGCGACACAGGGCTATTTTGGTGGCCGAATTGATTTGTATGGCCAACGTTTTATCGAGATATGGTCTGGCTTACCTATGCTGTTTTTGTTGATTATTTTAGCTAGTTTAGTACAGCCTAATTTTTGGTGGTTGTTGGGTATCATGCTGCTGTTTAGTTGGATGGCGCTGGTGGATGTCGTGCGGGCTGAGTTTTTACGTGGACGCCACCTCGAGTATGTGATTGCGGCAAAAGCACTGGGACAATCCCATCGAGCGATTATGTTTAAGCATATTCTGCCGAATGCCATGGTGGCGACGATGACGTTTATGCCGTTTATTTTTACCGGCGCATTGACTACGTTAACCTCGTTGGACTTTCTAGGTTTTGGCCTTGAGGTGGGCTCGCCTTCGTTAGGTGAATTAATTAAGCAGGGTAAAAATAACCTGCAAGCACCTTGGTTAGGTATTACGGCATTTGTGTCGATGGGCGTGATTTTGGTATTGCTGGTATTTATTGGTGAAGCGGCACGCGATGCGTTCGACCCACGTAAGGGAATGTCATGA